A part of Desulfobacter sp. genomic DNA contains:
- the kdsA gene encoding 3-deoxy-8-phosphooctulonate synthase, with product MNNFFFDLIENKPPVFFLIAGPCVIEDYDTSFAIASHLKQVTGDLGIPFIFKASYDKANRTAISSFRGPGPEQGLKILKQIKEELKIPVISDIHLPEQAQKAAEVLDVIQIPAFLCRQTDLILAACNTGKPVNIKKGQFLAPGDCRNIIAKAQSTGNNNIAITERGTSFGYNNLVVDFRGFPIISELNVPVIFDATHSVQLPGGAGGSSAGERQFVPPLSKAAIAAGAHGLFMETHPDPDKALCDGPNSMPLDQMASLLTVLLKIKQAAG from the coding sequence ATGAATAATTTTTTTTTTGATTTAATAGAAAACAAACCCCCTGTTTTTTTTCTGATTGCAGGTCCCTGTGTCATAGAAGATTATGACACCAGTTTTGCCATCGCATCCCACTTAAAACAGGTGACCGGGGATCTGGGCATCCCGTTTATTTTCAAAGCCTCCTATGATAAAGCCAATCGTACCGCCATATCTTCCTTCAGGGGCCCGGGCCCTGAACAGGGACTCAAGATTCTGAAACAGATTAAAGAAGAGTTGAAAATTCCGGTTATCTCCGACATCCACCTGCCTGAACAGGCCCAAAAGGCGGCCGAGGTCCTGGACGTCATACAGATACCGGCCTTTCTCTGCCGTCAGACCGACCTGATTCTTGCCGCCTGCAATACAGGCAAGCCGGTAAACATAAAAAAAGGGCAATTTCTAGCCCCCGGCGACTGCCGCAACATCATTGCCAAGGCCCAGTCCACTGGCAACAACAACATTGCCATCACAGAACGGGGCACCAGTTTCGGCTATAACAACCTGGTGGTTGACTTCAGAGGATTTCCCATCATCAGTGAATTAAATGTTCCGGTGATATTTGACGCCACCCACAGCGTCCAACTGCCCGGCGGGGCTGGCGGCTCATCCGCAGGAGAACGCCAGTTCGTGCCCCCCCTGTCAAAGGCGGCCATTGCCGCCGGTGCCCACGGACTGTTCATGGAAACCCACCCGGATCCCGACAAAGCCCTTTGCGACGGCCCCAATTCCATGCCCCTGGACCAGATGGCGTCGCTGCTTACCGTACTGCTGAAAATCAAACAGGCCGCAGGTTAA
- the raiA gene encoding ribosome-associated translation inhibitor RaiA: MQTTVTFKKMDSTDALKSYVGKKLDRFDKMLDSPAEAHVVLSVEKIRHIAEITLTCDKLNIHAREMSERMYTSIDVLMDKVKAQITKYKEKEKHHMSGDKASLMDTREFNTDPGESAFSDLPSEIVVEPIDYKPMDVEDAVVELSSGKKSFFVFNNARTEQLNVIYKHNNGKLGLIQPRG, encoded by the coding sequence ATGCAGACAACCGTAACATTCAAGAAAATGGATTCCACCGATGCCCTGAAATCCTACGTTGGAAAAAAACTGGACCGGTTCGACAAAATGCTGGACAGTCCTGCGGAAGCCCATGTGGTTCTTTCCGTGGAAAAAATAAGACATATTGCAGAAATCACCCTGACATGCGACAAGCTGAACATCCATGCCAGGGAAATGTCCGAGCGCATGTACACCTCCATTGACGTATTGATGGACAAGGTAAAAGCCCAGATTACGAAATACAAAGAAAAAGAAAAGCACCACATGTCAGGGGACAAGGCCAGCCTGATGGACACCCGAGAATTCAACACAGACCCGGGCGAAAGTGCCTTCTCCGACCTCCCTTCTGAAATTGTGGTGGAGCCTATTGATTACAAACCCATGGATGTTGAAGACGCCGTGGTGGAACTGAGCTCCGGCAAAAAATCCTTTTTTGTTTTCAACAATGCCCGTACGGAACAATTAAACGTAATCTATAAACACAACAACGGAAAACTGGGGTTGATCCAGCCCAGAGGATAG
- a CDS encoding PTS sugar transporter subunit IIA codes for MKISDILNKDSIIADLAAENKTGVIRELAEAVAPAAGAGSDAIATVLMERESLGSTGIGGGIAIPHGKLEGVESVTVGFGLSRKGIDYNSLDNRPVHIFFLLLTSENSSGGHLKVLAQISKLLKMDQFKTRLKTAESVEEIYEIIMEQDEEF; via the coding sequence ATGAAAATTAGCGACATCCTGAACAAAGACTCCATCATTGCCGACCTGGCTGCTGAAAATAAAACCGGGGTCATTCGAGAACTGGCCGAAGCCGTTGCACCGGCTGCCGGCGCCGGATCCGATGCCATTGCTACCGTACTCATGGAAAGGGAATCCCTTGGATCAACCGGAATCGGCGGCGGCATTGCCATTCCCCACGGCAAACTCGAAGGGGTGGAGTCTGTTACCGTTGGATTCGGCCTCAGCCGCAAGGGCATAGACTACAACTCCCTTGACAACCGTCCTGTCCACATCTTCTTTCTTCTGCTGACCTCCGAAAACAGCTCCGGCGGCCATCTCAAGGTGCTGGCCCAGATTTCCAAGCTGTTAAAAATGGATCAATTCAAGACAAGGCTTAAAACCGCAGAATCCGTAGAAGAAATTTACGAAATCATCATGGAGCAGGACGAGGAGTTCTGA
- the lptB gene encoding LPS export ABC transporter ATP-binding protein, whose protein sequence is MSHLILEKLVKTYSGKTVVDNVDLTVTQGEVTGLLGPNGAGKTTTFYMTVGMIRPDGGTVYLDREDITQYPMYIRARKGIGYLPQESSIFKKLTVEENITSILEVLPKNGIDIKEKAAALMTELGIDRLAGQKAASLSGGERRRLEISRVLATDPKFILLDEPFAGVDPLAVIDIQQIISQLTDRGIGVLISDHNVRETLGVCDHAYIMSQGVVIESGPPGKIISSEIAKKIYLGDNFKL, encoded by the coding sequence ATGAGCCATCTGATACTGGAAAAACTGGTCAAGACCTACTCGGGAAAGACCGTTGTCGACAACGTGGACCTCACCGTTACCCAGGGGGAGGTCACCGGATTGCTCGGGCCCAACGGCGCCGGGAAAACCACCACTTTCTACATGACCGTGGGCATGATCCGGCCGGACGGCGGCACCGTATACCTGGACAGGGAAGACATCACCCAGTATCCCATGTACATCAGGGCCAGGAAAGGAATCGGTTACCTTCCCCAGGAATCTTCCATTTTTAAAAAACTCACGGTGGAGGAGAACATCACTTCCATCCTGGAAGTCCTGCCCAAAAACGGTATTGATATAAAGGAGAAAGCCGCCGCCCTGATGACGGAATTGGGCATAGACCGGCTGGCCGGGCAGAAAGCGGCCTCCTTGTCCGGCGGAGAGCGCCGGCGCCTGGAAATCTCCAGGGTGCTGGCTACGGACCCCAAGTTCATCCTACTGGATGAACCCTTTGCCGGGGTTGACCCCCTGGCGGTAATCGACATCCAGCAGATCATCTCCCAGCTCACGGACCGGGGCATCGGGGTGCTGATCTCGGATCATAATGTTAGGGAAACCCTCGGGGTGTGCGACCATGCCTATATCATGAGCCAGGGCGTGGTCATTGAATCAGGCCCCCCCGGGAAAATTATTTCAAGTGAAATAGCAAAAAAAATATATCTGGGAGATAATTTTAAACTTTAG
- the rpoN gene encoding RNA polymerase factor sigma-54, whose translation MELGLQQSLTLTQQLVMTPQLQQAIKLLQLSRIELAEMIQQEMEQNPALDETLSDEASDKKITAKEAEAQDAEKEEAPIKEVTIEERVRSDTDWENYINEYNSTGRIYTESESTEAPNFEAFTSEKKTLEQHLEWQLMLSGLTPELEAIGHLIIGNLNRDGYLCSDVEELAQTAESEIQEVEEVLAHLQTFDPPGVCARDLCETLLIQVKQLGIENPIIDEIIKNHLKNLENRNSKKIAKALKISVEDVRAAVKIIQYLEPKPGRKFATEEPAYITPDIYVYKVGDDFKIVMNDDGLPKLRISRFYREAVADGKKIPKETKAYLNEKMQSASWLIKSIHQRQKTIYLVMESIIKFQREFFEKGIAYLRPLILKDIAEDIEMHESTISRVTTNKYAYTPQGLFELKYFFNSSIERTGGASMASASVKERIRQLIENEDDNAPLSDDKIASILQESDIQIARRTVAKYRKVLNILPSNKRKKL comes from the coding sequence ATGGAACTTGGATTACAACAAAGCCTTACCCTGACCCAGCAGCTGGTGATGACTCCTCAGCTCCAGCAGGCCATCAAGCTGCTTCAGTTGTCCCGCATCGAACTGGCAGAGATGATTCAGCAGGAGATGGAGCAGAATCCCGCTCTGGATGAAACCCTATCGGACGAGGCATCGGACAAAAAGATTACCGCAAAGGAAGCCGAGGCACAGGACGCAGAAAAAGAAGAAGCGCCCATCAAGGAAGTCACCATTGAAGAGCGGGTGCGTTCGGATACGGACTGGGAAAATTACATTAACGAGTACAACTCCACGGGACGGATCTATACGGAATCCGAAAGCACTGAAGCCCCCAATTTCGAAGCCTTTACCTCGGAAAAGAAAACCCTGGAACAGCACCTGGAATGGCAGCTCATGCTATCGGGCCTTACCCCTGAGCTGGAGGCCATCGGGCACCTGATCATCGGCAACCTCAACCGGGACGGATACCTGTGCTCTGATGTGGAAGAATTGGCCCAGACCGCAGAATCGGAGATCCAGGAGGTGGAGGAAGTCCTCGCCCATCTCCAGACCTTTGACCCTCCCGGGGTCTGTGCCAGAGACCTGTGCGAAACCCTTCTCATCCAGGTCAAGCAATTGGGTATAGAGAATCCGATAATCGATGAAATCATTAAAAACCATTTAAAAAATCTGGAAAACAGGAACAGCAAAAAAATTGCAAAAGCCCTTAAAATTTCCGTAGAAGACGTCCGGGCCGCCGTAAAGATCATCCAATACCTTGAACCCAAACCGGGGCGCAAATTTGCCACGGAAGAACCGGCCTACATCACGCCGGACATCTACGTGTACAAGGTGGGAGATGACTTTAAAATCGTCATGAATGATGACGGCCTCCCCAAACTGAGAATATCACGGTTTTACAGGGAAGCGGTTGCGGACGGTAAAAAAATACCCAAGGAGACCAAGGCCTATCTCAATGAAAAAATGCAGTCTGCCTCCTGGCTGATCAAAAGCATCCACCAGCGGCAGAAAACCATTTACCTTGTCATGGAAAGTATTATCAAATTCCAGCGGGAATTCTTCGAAAAAGGCATTGCCTATCTGCGGCCTTTGATTCTCAAGGATATTGCCGAAGACATTGAGATGCACGAATCAACCATCAGCCGGGTCACCACCAACAAGTACGCCTATACCCCCCAGGGCCTGTTTGAACTGAAGTACTTTTTTAATTCATCCATTGAGCGGACCGGCGGGGCTTCCATGGCATCGGCCAGCGTGAAGGAGCGAATCCGCCAGCTCATTGAAAACGAGGATGACAATGCCCCGCTCTCGGATGATAAAATCGCCTCCATCCTCCAGGAATCAGACATTCAGATTGCCCGGCGTACCGTTGCAAAGTACAGGAAGGTGCTCAATATTCTGCCTTCCAACAAACGGAAAAAACTTTAG
- a CDS encoding HAD-IIIA family hydrolase has protein sequence METKLKNSLQKIRLLLLDVDGVLTDGAITYTDKGEQIKSFNSKDGLGLRLLMDAGVGVGIVTGRTSGALLHRCNNLGIDLIFDGIKDKAAAFNSIVKKTGLKPDEMAFVGDDLMDLPAMTRAGLSFTVADAPEEVKKAADMTSDYPGGKGAVRQICETILKARGDWDNIVAGFMS, from the coding sequence ATGGAAACAAAACTGAAAAACAGCCTTCAAAAAATCCGCCTCCTTCTGCTCGATGTGGACGGGGTGCTCACCGACGGCGCCATCACCTATACGGACAAGGGGGAGCAGATCAAATCCTTTAACTCCAAAGACGGCTTGGGACTGCGCCTGCTCATGGATGCCGGGGTGGGCGTTGGTATTGTCACCGGCCGGACCTCTGGCGCCCTCCTCCACCGATGCAACAACCTGGGAATAGACCTGATCTTTGACGGCATAAAGGACAAGGCTGCCGCCTTCAATTCCATTGTGAAAAAAACCGGTCTTAAACCGGATGAAATGGCCTTCGTGGGGGACGACCTCATGGATCTACCGGCCATGACACGGGCCGGCCTCTCTTTTACCGTCGCAGATGCCCCCGAAGAGGTGAAAAAAGCAGCAGATATGACATCGGACTACCCCGGAGGCAAAGGGGCCGTGCGCCAGATCTGTGAAACCATATTAAAAGCCAGGGGCGATTGGGATAATATCGTTGCAGGATTTATGTCATGA
- the lptC gene encoding LPS export ABC transporter periplasmic protein LptC: MTGPGKKRYILPLVILLFCIFAGLGIFYYVNRLLTTPVTIEDIDVDSQAALKLNILEQISKKNGVTEWKLKASSATLLREEDKAVLKDVKVEFYTKDATVVHLRADQGTLNTKTHDLTFSSNVVVRHQGYTMRSETLHYDKKPHIIHTDSVVQIEDGESTLVSDAMETRLNQNRIILKGHVKGNFSENFDLP, from the coding sequence ATGACCGGCCCCGGTAAAAAAAGATACATCCTTCCCCTGGTGATTCTCCTGTTCTGTATCTTTGCCGGATTGGGGATTTTCTACTATGTGAACCGCCTGCTGACAACCCCTGTCACCATTGAGGATATTGATGTGGATTCCCAGGCAGCCCTGAAGCTGAATATCCTTGAACAGATATCCAAAAAAAACGGGGTCACGGAATGGAAACTCAAGGCCAGTTCTGCCACCCTGCTCAGGGAGGAAGACAAGGCCGTGCTCAAAGATGTGAAGGTTGAATTCTACACCAAGGACGCCACCGTCGTCCACCTGAGGGCCGACCAGGGAACATTGAACACAAAGACCCATGACCTGACCTTCAGCAGCAATGTGGTGGTACGCCACCAGGGCTATACCATGAGAAGTGAAACATTGCATTATGATAAAAAACCACATATAATACACACCGATTCCGTGGTTCAGATCGAAGATGGCGAATCCACGCTTGTTTCCGATGCAATGGAGACTCGGCTGAATCAGAACCGGATCATTTTAAAAGGACATGTAAAAGGAAATTTCAGTGAGAATTTTGACCTGCCTTAG
- the lepB gene encoding signal peptidase I: MATKKKSAWRENIEAILIAVVIALFIRTFIVQAFKIPSGSMLETLQIGDQILVNKFIYGVKIPFTDGKEVIAGKDPERNDIVVFKYPEDPSKDYIKRVVAVAGDTIEIIDKQVYVNDKPVTDEPWAVHKDRRVIPGQFTTRDNMKKILVPPNKLFVMGDNRDNSHDSRFWGFVDLSEVRGEAFMIYWSWNKDDFGVRWRRIGNLLF; this comes from the coding sequence ATGGCAACAAAAAAGAAAAGCGCCTGGCGGGAGAATATCGAAGCCATTCTCATTGCCGTGGTCATTGCCCTGTTTATCCGAACCTTTATTGTTCAGGCTTTTAAAATTCCTTCCGGATCCATGCTTGAAACCCTGCAGATCGGTGACCAGATTCTGGTGAATAAGTTTATCTATGGGGTGAAAATCCCATTTACTGACGGCAAGGAAGTGATTGCCGGCAAGGATCCGGAGAGAAATGATATCGTGGTTTTTAAATATCCTGAAGACCCGTCCAAGGACTATATCAAGCGTGTGGTGGCCGTGGCCGGGGATACCATTGAAATCATAGATAAGCAGGTTTATGTCAACGATAAGCCGGTTACAGATGAACCCTGGGCTGTCCATAAGGACAGGCGAGTCATACCGGGGCAGTTTACCACCCGGGACAATATGAAAAAAATACTTGTTCCCCCAAACAAACTTTTTGTCATGGGGGATAATCGTGACAACAGTCATGACAGCAGGTTCTGGGGCTTTGTGGACCTTTCTGAGGTCCGGGGAGAGGCCTTTATGATTTACTGGTCATGGAATAAAGACGATTTCGGGGTCCGGTGGCGCCGCATCGGAAACCTGCTATTTTAA
- a CDS encoding dihydroorotase: MQILIKGAQVIDPGRIDGVKDILIKDGKFAQIEEPDQIKPESDTQVIDAEGLIAVPGLIDVHVHLREPGHEYKETIESGLKAAAAGGFTAVCCMPNTKPVNDNAQVTSFIIEQGRKACAARVYPAGAISVGSSGTALAEIGDMKQAGIKAVTDDGLPVSSSQLMRRAMEYCKTMDIPILVHAEDKDLANNGSMNEGPKATALGLRGIPNASESVMVCRDIAMAELTGARVHFCHMSTAQSIDAIRQAKRKGIPVTCETAPHYFTLTDEDIPPYDTNFKMNPPLRSEIDRQAIIEGLKDGTIDMIATDHAPHNIDEKDVEFDRAAFGIIGLETALPLALELVGRGHITMEELVEKMAKAPAELMGINNDLVSGNPADLTLIDPDYEFIVDPDTFISKSRNTPFAGRQVKGRAAMTFGNGIRVYEAK, translated from the coding sequence ATGCAGATACTGATTAAAGGGGCACAGGTCATCGACCCCGGCAGAATAGACGGCGTAAAAGACATTCTGATTAAGGACGGTAAGTTCGCTCAAATTGAAGAGCCGGATCAGATCAAGCCGGAATCCGATACCCAGGTTATAGATGCAGAAGGTCTGATCGCAGTTCCCGGTCTCATAGACGTTCACGTCCATTTGAGGGAGCCGGGACATGAGTACAAGGAAACCATTGAGTCCGGCCTCAAAGCGGCCGCCGCAGGCGGATTTACAGCCGTCTGCTGTATGCCCAATACAAAACCGGTCAACGACAACGCCCAGGTCACCTCATTCATCATTGAGCAGGGCAGGAAAGCCTGTGCCGCCCGAGTCTATCCTGCCGGCGCCATCTCCGTCGGTTCATCCGGCACCGCCCTTGCTGAGATCGGGGACATGAAACAGGCCGGGATCAAAGCCGTCACCGACGACGGACTGCCCGTATCCAGTTCCCAACTCATGCGCCGGGCCATGGAATACTGCAAGACCATGGATATCCCCATCCTGGTCCACGCCGAGGATAAAGACCTTGCCAACAACGGATCAATGAACGAAGGGCCCAAAGCTACTGCTCTTGGGCTCCGCGGCATCCCTAACGCCTCTGAATCCGTTATGGTCTGCCGGGACATCGCTATGGCAGAACTCACCGGCGCCCGGGTCCATTTCTGCCACATGAGCACGGCCCAGTCCATTGATGCCATCCGCCAGGCTAAAAGGAAGGGGATACCGGTTACCTGCGAAACCGCTCCCCATTATTTCACCCTGACCGACGAGGATATCCCTCCCTACGACACCAATTTCAAGATGAATCCGCCCTTGCGTTCCGAGATCGACCGCCAGGCCATTATCGAAGGTCTAAAGGACGGCACCATCGACATGATCGCCACAGATCACGCCCCCCACAACATAGATGAAAAGGATGTGGAATTCGACCGGGCGGCCTTCGGCATCATCGGGCTGGAAACGGCACTGCCACTCGCCCTGGAACTGGTGGGCAGAGGGCATATCACCATGGAAGAATTGGTCGAAAAGATGGCCAAGGCCCCGGCGGAACTCATGGGGATCAACAACGATCTGGTGTCAGGAAACCCGGCAGATCTGACCCTCATTGATCCGGACTACGAATTTATTGTTGACCCTGATACGTTTATCTCTAAGAGCCGCAACACTCCTTTTGCCGGCCGGCAGGTAAAGGGCAGGGCGGCCATGACATTTGGAAACGGCATCCGGGTATACGAGGCAAAATAG
- a CDS encoding aspartate carbamoyltransferase catalytic subunit, protein MRFTKKDILDIQSLSKDEISMILDTAVGMKEISERPVKKVPTLRGKTIVMFFQEPSTRTKLSFELAAKRLSADTVSISKSTSSIVKGETLIDTAKNLEAMRPDVIVMRHSSSGAAYQVSKRVGCSVINAGDGTHAHPSQALLDMMSIREAKGKLEGLKVSIIGDISHSRVARSDIIGLTRMGARVSICAPDTMIPVGIENLGCRVEKTMESCVTDADVVMMLRIQKERMGNLLFPTEREYAGLYGLNNRRLGLAKDNVLVMHPGPMNRGVEISSEVADSGCSMILDQVTNGVALRMALFYLVAGGSRHADTD, encoded by the coding sequence ATGCGGTTTACAAAAAAGGATATTCTGGATATCCAGTCTTTGAGCAAAGACGAAATCTCCATGATTCTGGATACCGCCGTGGGAATGAAGGAGATTTCAGAGCGGCCGGTTAAAAAGGTGCCCACCCTGAGAGGCAAAACCATTGTCATGTTTTTTCAGGAGCCCTCCACCCGGACCAAGCTTTCATTTGAGCTGGCGGCCAAGCGGCTGTCCGCCGACACGGTTTCCATATCCAAAAGCACCTCAAGCATTGTCAAGGGAGAAACCCTCATCGACACGGCAAAGAATCTGGAGGCCATGCGGCCGGATGTCATTGTCATGCGCCACTCTTCCTCCGGGGCCGCCTACCAGGTTTCCAAGCGGGTAGGGTGCTCGGTGATCAACGCCGGGGACGGCACCCATGCCCATCCTTCCCAGGCCCTGCTGGACATGATGAGTATCCGTGAGGCAAAGGGCAAGCTTGAAGGCCTTAAAGTATCCATCATCGGTGATATTTCCCACTCCCGGGTGGCCCGTTCGGACATCATTGGTTTGACCAGGATGGGCGCGAGGGTCAGCATATGCGCACCGGACACCATGATTCCCGTGGGCATTGAAAACCTGGGGTGCCGGGTGGAAAAGACCATGGAATCCTGCGTTACCGATGCCGATGTGGTCATGATGCTCAGGATCCAGAAGGAACGGATGGGCAATTTGCTTTTTCCCACAGAGAGGGAGTACGCAGGCCTTTACGGATTGAACAACAGGAGGCTGGGCCTGGCCAAGGACAACGTTCTGGTCATGCATCCCGGCCCCATGAACCGCGGGGTTGAGATTTCGAGCGAAGTGGCCGACTCGGGCTGCTCTATGATTTTAGACCAGGTCACCAACGGCGTGGCCCTGCGCATGGCACTTTTTTACCTGGTGGCAGGAGGCAGCAGACATGCAGATACTGATTAA
- a CDS encoding homocysteine biosynthesis protein translates to MSEYQVNKTYREINDKIAKGEAVVVTAEEIIDIAEKQGVVEAAKKVDVVTTGTFAPMCSSGAFINIGQSTPLVRTTKTWFNNVPAYSGIAAVDCYLGATQTCEDDPLNKHHPGEFNYGGGHVIQELVAGREVHVRAESYGTDCYPNLKIEKTVTLKDLPNAQLCNPRNCYQNYNCAINRSDRVKYTYMGTLKANTGNANYSTSGELSPLFNDPYLKTIGVGTRIFLGGAQGYVTWTGTQHKKEVERGLNGVPLTPAGTLAVTGDLKEMSPEWLVGQSIRGYGVSLSVGLGIPIPILNEEILKYTSVSDKDIFTQIVDYGHDYPKAISKSYGQVSYAELKSGAIMIKGKNVPTVPLSSMVKARKIADILKTDILRGRFFIGEPQHLFC, encoded by the coding sequence ATGAGCGAATACCAGGTCAATAAAACCTACCGGGAAATCAACGATAAAATTGCAAAGGGCGAGGCCGTTGTGGTCACGGCCGAGGAAATCATCGATATTGCGGAAAAACAGGGGGTGGTCGAAGCGGCCAAAAAGGTAGACGTGGTCACCACCGGCACCTTTGCTCCCATGTGTTCCTCGGGCGCCTTTATCAATATCGGGCAGTCCACCCCCCTGGTCCGCACGACCAAAACCTGGTTCAACAATGTGCCGGCCTATTCGGGAATTGCTGCTGTGGACTGCTATCTCGGGGCCACCCAGACCTGTGAAGACGATCCCTTAAACAAACACCATCCCGGCGAATTCAACTACGGCGGGGGGCATGTGATCCAGGAGCTTGTGGCGGGAAGGGAAGTTCACGTCCGGGCGGAAAGCTACGGCACGGACTGCTATCCCAATCTCAAGATTGAAAAAACAGTGACCCTGAAGGATCTGCCCAACGCACAGCTCTGCAATCCCAGGAACTGCTACCAGAATTACAATTGCGCCATTAACAGGTCCGACCGGGTGAAGTACACCTATATGGGGACGCTGAAGGCCAATACGGGAAATGCCAATTACTCCACTTCAGGAGAGTTGAGCCCGTTGTTCAACGATCCCTACCTCAAGACCATTGGTGTGGGCACCCGGATTTTTCTGGGCGGGGCCCAGGGGTATGTAACCTGGACCGGTACCCAGCACAAAAAAGAAGTGGAGCGGGGGCTGAACGGAGTGCCACTGACGCCGGCCGGGACCCTGGCGGTCACCGGCGACCTCAAAGAGATGTCACCGGAATGGCTGGTGGGGCAGAGCATACGGGGATACGGGGTTTCCCTCTCTGTGGGCCTGGGGATCCCCATTCCCATTCTCAATGAAGAGATCCTGAAATACACCTCAGTGTCGGATAAGGATATTTTCACCCAGATAGTAGATTACGGCCATGATTATCCCAAGGCCATTTCAAAATCCTACGGCCAGGTCAGTTACGCCGAACTAAAAAGCGGCGCCATCATGATAAAAGGTAAAAACGTGCCCACCGTCCCGCTGTCTTCAATGGTCAAAGCCAGGAAGATTGCGGATATCCTCAAAACAGATATCCTGCGCGGCCGGTTTTTCATCGGCGAGCCCCAGCACCTGTTCTGTTAA
- a CDS encoding M23 family metallopeptidase: MKRVVLTLLFLGVVIPLAWILYYKYEGDAPQTDISLPSQYLKKTYEMNLTVRDRGTGLRRVMVSLMQKGNEKILLDKTYPPSSIMSLFSDNKQEKDSFVIPVESRKYGMNDGDAVIRILVTDYSWHGWNKGNRYYEERPVIIDTKPPQIRVLSKQHNLARGGSGLVIYKVMEENISSGVMVGDNFYPGHSGMFKDPKVFACFFALDHTQGPGTRIFVRAQDPAGNEAKRGFYHYIKDKNFRTDVLNIPDRFLERKMPDIDVGVKEDEFAGAENPLLAKFLYVNKELRRQNVDTVLSFPADTVNEILWKGRFGRLAGAANRARYADHRIYKYKGKEIDRATHLGVDLASTSNAAVGAVNRGRVIMSKDVGIFGNTIIIDHGFGLASLYSHLSDTLVQPGDVVEKGTIIGKTGLTGLAGGDHLHLSIIVHNRFVDPVEWWDANWIKNNITSKVEAVRKQLN; encoded by the coding sequence ATGAAGCGAGTAGTTTTGACTCTGTTGTTCCTCGGGGTGGTCATCCCCCTGGCCTGGATTCTGTATTATAAATATGAAGGCGATGCGCCCCAAACCGATATCAGCCTTCCCTCCCAATACTTGAAAAAAACATATGAAATGAATCTCACCGTCCGGGACCGCGGCACGGGCCTGCGGCGGGTGATGGTTTCTCTCATGCAAAAGGGGAACGAAAAAATACTTCTGGATAAAACCTATCCCCCCTCATCCATCATGAGCCTTTTTTCCGACAACAAACAGGAGAAGGACAGTTTTGTGATTCCGGTGGAATCCCGTAAATACGGCATGAACGACGGTGATGCCGTAATCCGGATTTTGGTGACTGACTACTCCTGGCATGGATGGAACAAGGGCAACCGCTATTATGAAGAACGGCCAGTAATCATCGATACCAAGCCCCCCCAGATCCGTGTGCTGAGCAAACAGCATAATCTGGCCCGGGGCGGGAGCGGACTGGTTATCTATAAGGTGATGGAAGAGAATATTTCTTCCGGGGTAATGGTGGGGGATAATTTTTATCCGGGCCATTCTGGGATGTTTAAAGATCCAAAAGTCTTTGCCTGTTTCTTTGCCCTGGATCATACCCAGGGACCGGGCACTCGGATTTTTGTCCGGGCCCAGGACCCTGCGGGCAATGAGGCCAAACGCGGATTCTACCATTATATCAAGGATAAAAATTTCAGAACGGATGTTTTGAATATCCCGGACAGGTTTCTGGAAAGAAAGATGCCCGACATTGATGTCGGCGTCAAGGAAGATGAATTTGCCGGGGCGGAAAATCCGCTTCTGGCAAAGTTTCTATATGTGAATAAAGAACTGCGCCGGCAGAATGTGGACACCGTGCTTTCCTTCCCGGCTGACACCGTGAACGAAATTCTGTGGAAGGGACGGTTTGGCCGCCTGGCCGGCGCTGCCAACCGTGCCCGGTACGCCGACCACCGCATATACAAGTACAAAGGCAAGGAGATCGACAGGGCCACCCATCTCGGTGTGGATCTGGCCTCCACCTCCAACGCCGCGGTGGGTGCCGTTAACCGGGGGCGGGTGATCATGTCCAAAGACGTGGGTATTTTCGGCAACACCATTATTATCGACCACGGCTTCGGCCTGGCCAGCCTTTACTCCCACCTCAGCGACACCCTGGTTCAGCCCGGCGATGTGGTTGAAAAAGGCACGATCATCGGCAAAACAGGACTGACAGGACTGGCCGGGGGAGACCATCTCCACCTGTCAATTATTGTCCATAATAGATTTGTTGATCCTGTGGAATGGTGGGATGCCAACTGGATAAAGAACAATATCACTTCAAAGGTCGAAGCGGTCAGAAAACAGCTAAACTAA